In Terriglobia bacterium, the following are encoded in one genomic region:
- a CDS encoding pyridoxine 5'-phosphate synthase, which yields MTLLSVNIDHIATIREARRTNEPDPVAAAAICELAGAHGITVHLRGDRRHIQHRDVKILRETIKTKLNIEMAATEEMLGIALDVIPDQVTLVPELPGEITTTGGLDCTRNQQAITNAIKRLQSNNISVSLFIDPSEQQIRAALGFGARMIEINTARYSDATLTNRPAKEGMDALQAVTTAAEFAHSKNMQVLAGHGLTYRNVRAIAQISQIVELNIGHNIIARAALVGLEQSVRAMLELLSAS from the coding sequence ATGACGCTCCTGTCGGTCAACATCGATCACATCGCGACGATTCGCGAAGCCCGCCGCACCAACGAACCCGATCCTGTGGCCGCCGCCGCGATCTGCGAACTGGCCGGCGCGCACGGCATCACCGTTCATTTGCGCGGCGACCGGCGGCACATCCAGCACCGGGACGTGAAAATCCTGCGTGAAACAATCAAAACGAAACTGAACATCGAAATGGCTGCGACCGAAGAGATGCTCGGAATCGCTCTCGATGTGATTCCGGACCAGGTGACGCTCGTGCCGGAACTTCCCGGCGAGATCACGACCACCGGCGGGCTCGATTGCACGCGCAACCAGCAGGCAATCACGAATGCCATCAAGCGTCTTCAATCCAACAATATAAGTGTCAGCCTCTTTATTGATCCGTCCGAGCAGCAGATTCGCGCGGCGCTCGGGTTTGGCGCGCGCATGATCGAGATCAATACCGCGCGCTACTCGGATGCCACGTTGACCAATCGTCCGGCGAAGGAAGGCATGGACGCGCTTCAGGCCGTGACAACGGCCGCGGAATTTGCCCATTCGAAAAACATGCAGGTGCTGGCGGGCCACGGGCTGACATACCGCAACGTTCGCGCCATCGCTCAGATTTCCCAGATTGTAGAGTTGAATATCGGACACAACATCATTGCCCGCGCTGCGCTGGTGGGGTTGGAGCAGTCCGTTCGCGCCATGCTGGAGCTTTTGTCGGCATCATGA
- a CDS encoding dolichyl-phosphate beta-glucosyltransferase, producing the protein QIDAFMRQSPISCELIVVDDGSRDNTSEIVNGAGIEGLRLVKNNENHGKGYAVRQGVLAATGDYVLFTDADLSAPIEEAAKLFDVAVKQAADVVIGSRAVDRSYIQKHQSPLRETGGIVFNLMVRLLLGLPLHDTQCGFKLFERQKCRRVFEMQTTPGFGFDAELLFLAKRRGLKICETPVRWSHAEGSKVSFFRDGVRMFFDLARIRWNAAIGRYS; encoded by the coding sequence AACAAATTGACGCATTCATGCGCCAGTCGCCGATTTCCTGTGAACTTATCGTGGTGGACGACGGTTCCCGCGACAATACCAGTGAGATCGTGAATGGCGCCGGCATCGAAGGATTGCGCCTCGTCAAGAACAACGAGAATCACGGCAAGGGATACGCGGTCAGGCAGGGCGTGCTTGCGGCAACCGGCGACTATGTTCTGTTTACCGATGCCGACTTGTCCGCGCCGATCGAAGAAGCCGCGAAACTTTTCGACGTCGCCGTGAAGCAGGCCGCCGATGTGGTTATCGGCTCGCGAGCGGTAGATCGAAGCTACATCCAGAAACATCAATCCCCACTGCGGGAAACGGGCGGAATCGTCTTTAACCTGATGGTTCGCCTGTTGCTCGGCCTGCCCCTGCACGACACGCAGTGCGGCTTCAAACTGTTCGAGCGGCAGAAATGCCGGCGGGTTTTTGAAATGCAGACGACGCCGGGTTTCGGTTTTGACGCCGAGCTTTTATTCCTGGCAAAAAGACGCGGACTCAAGATCTGCGAAACGCCGGTTCGCTGGAGCCATGCCGAAGGCAGCAAGGTCAGCTTTTTCCGGGACGGCGTGCGCATGTTCTTCGATCTCGCGAGAATCCGTTGGAACGCAGCAATCGGAAGGTACTCATGA
- a CDS encoding VTT domain-containing protein: protein MSFWPYLGILAAAALEGEVVYVAAVVAASLGRLNPFGVLVSGSFGGWAGDQFWYYAARGPLSSWLNKFENIARRRRAMQERMHRHATKLILAVRFLPGLRIAIPVACAYSGVAAITFSGLSLISAIAWAAAIMLIVLQLGPTSMSALGIKAWWAPVIPAAIVILFFRWLSRSGAQGEPPVE, encoded by the coding sequence ATGAGCTTCTGGCCTTATCTCGGCATTCTCGCTGCGGCGGCGCTCGAGGGCGAAGTCGTTTATGTAGCTGCCGTCGTGGCAGCATCGCTCGGCCGCTTGAATCCGTTTGGTGTTCTCGTTTCCGGTTCGTTCGGAGGCTGGGCAGGCGACCAGTTCTGGTACTACGCCGCGCGCGGCCCTCTAAGTTCGTGGCTGAACAAGTTCGAGAATATTGCGCGCCGGCGCAGGGCCATGCAGGAGCGGATGCACCGCCATGCGACAAAACTCATCCTGGCGGTGCGCTTCCTGCCCGGATTGCGAATTGCGATTCCTGTCGCCTGCGCCTACTCCGGCGTCGCCGCCATTACCTTTTCCGGGCTGAGTCTCATTAGCGCCATCGCCTGGGCAGCGGCGATTATGCTCATCGTGCTTCAACTCGGCCCGACCTCGATGTCCGCGCTCGGAATCAAAGCCTGGTGGGCGCCGGTCATTCCCGCAGCGATTGTCATCCTGTTCTTCCGCTGGCTCTCACGATCCGGAGCTCAGGGAGAACCGCCGGTCGAGTAG